A genomic stretch from Lepisosteus oculatus isolate fLepOcu1 chromosome 7, fLepOcu1.hap2, whole genome shotgun sequence includes:
- the LOC102694420 gene encoding ankyrin repeat and SOCS box protein 15 isoform X3 — protein sequence MENIDKMDEDQLTDLESVSHENQRIMEAIRHGEIFLLQQLAKVKSAFHETDERRWFPFHEAVVQPILQILEIVLDASCEVSLEETTLDGETALTLAVQAGHVQNVRALLEKGASPHNANRKNETPLLLAVRSGSREMVSTLIKNGAFVDQLCLKKWTAVHEAAKMGQSDIMSLLLRNGGSISQRDVYGVTPLGIAAEYAHADVLEILIHKGGDVNAQSDHGESVLFDAASGGNPDCIELLLEYGASPNIPNLSGHLPIHRAAYGGHYLAVKILIPVTSRKAIRDSGQSPVHSAADGGNAQCLELLIENGFDVNVVLESHISDNYEDARRTPLYFAVSNGDVTCTELLLKHGAATNKDPLKCLLVAVRAMRYEIVRLLLAYGADINCYFTMVHDTIFPSAIQYCLKDEMMMRLLLNNGYDAEKCFCCDHDISFLLESQWVSVFTEQREFSLSRNEGKKTPFCDFITVSWMSHLAGNLVKILLDYVNHVPICSKLKAVLGKQKEWAVICDILENPRPLKHLCRLVIRKQITLKRLKKPEIVSSLPIPTVLQHYILYREYDLYGRSIHLTQ from the exons ATGGAGAACATTGACAAAATGGATGAAGATCAGCTTACAGA TCTGGAATCAGTCAGTCATGAAAACCAAAGGATAATGGAAGCGATCCGGCATG GTGAAATATTTCTCCTCCAGCAGCTTGCTAAGGTTAAGTCTGCCTTCCATGAGACAGATGAAAGAAGATGGTTTCCCTTTCATGAAGCTGTAGTCCAGCCTATACTACAAATCCTAGAGATTGTCCTGGATG CTTCCTGCGAGGTATCTTTGGAGGAGACAACACTGGATGGAGAGACAGCTTTGACTCTGGCAGTTCAGGCTGGTCATGTGCAGAATGTGAGGGCTCTCCTGGAAAAGGGGGCTTCCCCTCACAATGCCAACAGGAAGAATGAGACTCCTCTCTTGCTTG CTGTGAGGAGTGGGTCACGTGAAATGGTATCCACTCTTATCAAGAATGGAGCTTTCGTGGACCAGCTATGTTTGAAAAAGTGGACAGCAGTGCATGAGGCAGCCAAGATGGGCCAAAGTGACATCATGTCCCTGCTGTTAAGAAATGGAGGCAGCATTTCTCAAAGAGATGTGTACGGAGTGACTCCTTTAGGAATAGCTGCTGAATATGCACATGCAGATGTCTTGGAGATTTTGATACATAAag GTGGTGATGTTAATGCACAGTCTGATCACGGGGAGAGTGTGTTATTTGATGCTGCTAGTGGAGGGAATCCAGACTGTATAGAGTTGCTCCTTGAGTATGGTGCAAGTCCTAATATTCCCAATTTAAGTGGACATTTGCCAATTCACAGAGCAGCATATGGAGGTCATTatct GGCAGTGAAAATTCTTATTCCTGTTACCTCGAGAAAGGCCATCAGAGATAGCGGGCAAAGCCCTGTTCACTCTGCAGCAGATGGAGGCAACGCTCAGTGCCTTGAGCTCCTCATCGAAAATGGGTTTGATGTCAATGTGGTCTTGGAGTCTCACATTTCTGACAACTATGAAGATGCAAGAAGAACCCCTCTGTACTTCGCAGTTTCAAATGGAGATGTTACGTGCACTGAGTTGCTTTTAAAACATGGTGCAGCAACAAACAAAGATCCCTTAAAATGCCTTCTGGTGGCAGTCAGAGCAATGAGGTATGAAATTGTAAGGCTGCTTCTTGCATACGGAGCAGATATTAACTGTTATTTCACTATGGTGCATGACACCATTTTCCCCAGCGCCATTCAGTATTGTTTGAAGGATGAGATGATGATGCGACTTCTGCTGAACAATGGCTATGATGCTGAGAAGTGCTTTTGCTGTGACCATGACATAAGCTTTCTTCTGGAGTCTCAGTGGGTGTCCGTCTTTACGGAACAACGTGAGTTTTCTCTGAGCCGCAATGAAGGAAAAAAGACACCT TTCTGCGACTTTATCACGGTTTCCTGGATGTCTCACTTGGCTGGAAACTTAGTGAAGATTCTTTTGGATTACGTCAACCATGTTCCAATATGTTCTAAATTAAAAGCAGTTCTGGGGAAGCAGAAAGAATGGGCAGTAATTTGTGACATTCTTG AAAATCCTCGACCACTGAAGCACCTGTGTCGGCTTGTGATACGAAAACAAATAACACTGAAAAGACTGAAGAAACCAGAGATTGTATCCTCATTGCCAATTCCAACTGTTCTACAACATTATATACTATACAGGGAGTATGATTTATATGGAAGAAGCATTCACCTGACACAGTGA
- the LOC102694420 gene encoding ankyrin repeat and SOCS box protein 15 isoform X2, producing the protein MENIDKMDEDQLTEYAIHLESVSHENQRIMEAIRHGEIFLLQQLAKVKSAFHETDERRWFPFHEAVVQPILQILEIVLDASCEVSLEETTLDGETALTLAVQAGHVQNVRALLEKGASPHNANRKNETPLLLAVRSGSREMVSTLIKNGAFVDQLCLKKWTAVHEAAKMGQSDIMSLLLRNGGSISQRDVYGVTPLGIAAEYAHADVLEILIHKGGDVNAQSDHGESVLFDAASGGNPDCIELLLEYGASPNIPNLSGHLPIHRAAYGGHYLAVKILIPVTSRKAIRDSGQSPVHSAADGGNAQCLELLIENGFDVNVVLESHISDNYEDARRTPLYFAVSNGDVTCTELLLKHGAATNKDPLKCLLVAVRAMRYEIVRLLLAYGADINCYFTMVHDTIFPSAIQYCLKDEMMMRLLLNNGYDAEKCFCCDHDISFLLESQWVSVFTEQREFSLSRNEGKKTPFCDFITVSWMSHLAGNLVKILLDYVNHVPICSKLKAVLGKQKEWAVICDILENPRPLKHLCRLVIRKQITLKRLKKPEIVSSLPIPTVLQHYILYREYDLYGRSIHLTQ; encoded by the exons ATGGAGAACATTGACAAAATGGATGAAGATCAGCTTACAGAGTATGCAATCCA TCTGGAATCAGTCAGTCATGAAAACCAAAGGATAATGGAAGCGATCCGGCATG GTGAAATATTTCTCCTCCAGCAGCTTGCTAAGGTTAAGTCTGCCTTCCATGAGACAGATGAAAGAAGATGGTTTCCCTTTCATGAAGCTGTAGTCCAGCCTATACTACAAATCCTAGAGATTGTCCTGGATG CTTCCTGCGAGGTATCTTTGGAGGAGACAACACTGGATGGAGAGACAGCTTTGACTCTGGCAGTTCAGGCTGGTCATGTGCAGAATGTGAGGGCTCTCCTGGAAAAGGGGGCTTCCCCTCACAATGCCAACAGGAAGAATGAGACTCCTCTCTTGCTTG CTGTGAGGAGTGGGTCACGTGAAATGGTATCCACTCTTATCAAGAATGGAGCTTTCGTGGACCAGCTATGTTTGAAAAAGTGGACAGCAGTGCATGAGGCAGCCAAGATGGGCCAAAGTGACATCATGTCCCTGCTGTTAAGAAATGGAGGCAGCATTTCTCAAAGAGATGTGTACGGAGTGACTCCTTTAGGAATAGCTGCTGAATATGCACATGCAGATGTCTTGGAGATTTTGATACATAAag GTGGTGATGTTAATGCACAGTCTGATCACGGGGAGAGTGTGTTATTTGATGCTGCTAGTGGAGGGAATCCAGACTGTATAGAGTTGCTCCTTGAGTATGGTGCAAGTCCTAATATTCCCAATTTAAGTGGACATTTGCCAATTCACAGAGCAGCATATGGAGGTCATTatct GGCAGTGAAAATTCTTATTCCTGTTACCTCGAGAAAGGCCATCAGAGATAGCGGGCAAAGCCCTGTTCACTCTGCAGCAGATGGAGGCAACGCTCAGTGCCTTGAGCTCCTCATCGAAAATGGGTTTGATGTCAATGTGGTCTTGGAGTCTCACATTTCTGACAACTATGAAGATGCAAGAAGAACCCCTCTGTACTTCGCAGTTTCAAATGGAGATGTTACGTGCACTGAGTTGCTTTTAAAACATGGTGCAGCAACAAACAAAGATCCCTTAAAATGCCTTCTGGTGGCAGTCAGAGCAATGAGGTATGAAATTGTAAGGCTGCTTCTTGCATACGGAGCAGATATTAACTGTTATTTCACTATGGTGCATGACACCATTTTCCCCAGCGCCATTCAGTATTGTTTGAAGGATGAGATGATGATGCGACTTCTGCTGAACAATGGCTATGATGCTGAGAAGTGCTTTTGCTGTGACCATGACATAAGCTTTCTTCTGGAGTCTCAGTGGGTGTCCGTCTTTACGGAACAACGTGAGTTTTCTCTGAGCCGCAATGAAGGAAAAAAGACACCT TTCTGCGACTTTATCACGGTTTCCTGGATGTCTCACTTGGCTGGAAACTTAGTGAAGATTCTTTTGGATTACGTCAACCATGTTCCAATATGTTCTAAATTAAAAGCAGTTCTGGGGAAGCAGAAAGAATGGGCAGTAATTTGTGACATTCTTG AAAATCCTCGACCACTGAAGCACCTGTGTCGGCTTGTGATACGAAAACAAATAACACTGAAAAGACTGAAGAAACCAGAGATTGTATCCTCATTGCCAATTCCAACTGTTCTACAACATTATATACTATACAGGGAGTATGATTTATATGGAAGAAGCATTCACCTGACACAGTGA
- the LOC102694420 gene encoding ankyrin repeat and SOCS box protein 15 isoform X1, with protein sequence MENIDKMDEDQLTEYAIQLSIQESFSSLLIFKESLESVSHENQRIMEAIRHGEIFLLQQLAKVKSAFHETDERRWFPFHEAVVQPILQILEIVLDASCEVSLEETTLDGETALTLAVQAGHVQNVRALLEKGASPHNANRKNETPLLLAVRSGSREMVSTLIKNGAFVDQLCLKKWTAVHEAAKMGQSDIMSLLLRNGGSISQRDVYGVTPLGIAAEYAHADVLEILIHKGGDVNAQSDHGESVLFDAASGGNPDCIELLLEYGASPNIPNLSGHLPIHRAAYGGHYLAVKILIPVTSRKAIRDSGQSPVHSAADGGNAQCLELLIENGFDVNVVLESHISDNYEDARRTPLYFAVSNGDVTCTELLLKHGAATNKDPLKCLLVAVRAMRYEIVRLLLAYGADINCYFTMVHDTIFPSAIQYCLKDEMMMRLLLNNGYDAEKCFCCDHDISFLLESQWVSVFTEQREFSLSRNEGKKTPFCDFITVSWMSHLAGNLVKILLDYVNHVPICSKLKAVLGKQKEWAVICDILENPRPLKHLCRLVIRKQITLKRLKKPEIVSSLPIPTVLQHYILYREYDLYGRSIHLTQ encoded by the exons ATGGAGAACATTGACAAAATGGATGAAGATCAGCTTACAGAGTATGCAATCCAGCTGAGTATTCAAGAATCATTCTCATCTTTGTTGATATTTAAAGAGAG TCTGGAATCAGTCAGTCATGAAAACCAAAGGATAATGGAAGCGATCCGGCATG GTGAAATATTTCTCCTCCAGCAGCTTGCTAAGGTTAAGTCTGCCTTCCATGAGACAGATGAAAGAAGATGGTTTCCCTTTCATGAAGCTGTAGTCCAGCCTATACTACAAATCCTAGAGATTGTCCTGGATG CTTCCTGCGAGGTATCTTTGGAGGAGACAACACTGGATGGAGAGACAGCTTTGACTCTGGCAGTTCAGGCTGGTCATGTGCAGAATGTGAGGGCTCTCCTGGAAAAGGGGGCTTCCCCTCACAATGCCAACAGGAAGAATGAGACTCCTCTCTTGCTTG CTGTGAGGAGTGGGTCACGTGAAATGGTATCCACTCTTATCAAGAATGGAGCTTTCGTGGACCAGCTATGTTTGAAAAAGTGGACAGCAGTGCATGAGGCAGCCAAGATGGGCCAAAGTGACATCATGTCCCTGCTGTTAAGAAATGGAGGCAGCATTTCTCAAAGAGATGTGTACGGAGTGACTCCTTTAGGAATAGCTGCTGAATATGCACATGCAGATGTCTTGGAGATTTTGATACATAAag GTGGTGATGTTAATGCACAGTCTGATCACGGGGAGAGTGTGTTATTTGATGCTGCTAGTGGAGGGAATCCAGACTGTATAGAGTTGCTCCTTGAGTATGGTGCAAGTCCTAATATTCCCAATTTAAGTGGACATTTGCCAATTCACAGAGCAGCATATGGAGGTCATTatct GGCAGTGAAAATTCTTATTCCTGTTACCTCGAGAAAGGCCATCAGAGATAGCGGGCAAAGCCCTGTTCACTCTGCAGCAGATGGAGGCAACGCTCAGTGCCTTGAGCTCCTCATCGAAAATGGGTTTGATGTCAATGTGGTCTTGGAGTCTCACATTTCTGACAACTATGAAGATGCAAGAAGAACCCCTCTGTACTTCGCAGTTTCAAATGGAGATGTTACGTGCACTGAGTTGCTTTTAAAACATGGTGCAGCAACAAACAAAGATCCCTTAAAATGCCTTCTGGTGGCAGTCAGAGCAATGAGGTATGAAATTGTAAGGCTGCTTCTTGCATACGGAGCAGATATTAACTGTTATTTCACTATGGTGCATGACACCATTTTCCCCAGCGCCATTCAGTATTGTTTGAAGGATGAGATGATGATGCGACTTCTGCTGAACAATGGCTATGATGCTGAGAAGTGCTTTTGCTGTGACCATGACATAAGCTTTCTTCTGGAGTCTCAGTGGGTGTCCGTCTTTACGGAACAACGTGAGTTTTCTCTGAGCCGCAATGAAGGAAAAAAGACACCT TTCTGCGACTTTATCACGGTTTCCTGGATGTCTCACTTGGCTGGAAACTTAGTGAAGATTCTTTTGGATTACGTCAACCATGTTCCAATATGTTCTAAATTAAAAGCAGTTCTGGGGAAGCAGAAAGAATGGGCAGTAATTTGTGACATTCTTG AAAATCCTCGACCACTGAAGCACCTGTGTCGGCTTGTGATACGAAAACAAATAACACTGAAAAGACTGAAGAAACCAGAGATTGTATCCTCATTGCCAATTCCAACTGTTCTACAACATTATATACTATACAGGGAGTATGATTTATATGGAAGAAGCATTCACCTGACACAGTGA
- the LOC102694420 gene encoding ankyrin repeat and SOCS box protein 15 isoform X4: MESNLKWLCLESVSHENQRIMEAIRHGEIFLLQQLAKVKSAFHETDERRWFPFHEAVVQPILQILEIVLDASCEVSLEETTLDGETALTLAVQAGHVQNVRALLEKGASPHNANRKNETPLLLAVRSGSREMVSTLIKNGAFVDQLCLKKWTAVHEAAKMGQSDIMSLLLRNGGSISQRDVYGVTPLGIAAEYAHADVLEILIHKGGDVNAQSDHGESVLFDAASGGNPDCIELLLEYGASPNIPNLSGHLPIHRAAYGGHYLAVKILIPVTSRKAIRDSGQSPVHSAADGGNAQCLELLIENGFDVNVVLESHISDNYEDARRTPLYFAVSNGDVTCTELLLKHGAATNKDPLKCLLVAVRAMRYEIVRLLLAYGADINCYFTMVHDTIFPSAIQYCLKDEMMMRLLLNNGYDAEKCFCCDHDISFLLESQWVSVFTEQREFSLSRNEGKKTPFCDFITVSWMSHLAGNLVKILLDYVNHVPICSKLKAVLGKQKEWAVICDILENPRPLKHLCRLVIRKQITLKRLKKPEIVSSLPIPTVLQHYILYREYDLYGRSIHLTQ, from the exons ATGGAAAGCAATTTGAAGTGGCTCTG TCTGGAATCAGTCAGTCATGAAAACCAAAGGATAATGGAAGCGATCCGGCATG GTGAAATATTTCTCCTCCAGCAGCTTGCTAAGGTTAAGTCTGCCTTCCATGAGACAGATGAAAGAAGATGGTTTCCCTTTCATGAAGCTGTAGTCCAGCCTATACTACAAATCCTAGAGATTGTCCTGGATG CTTCCTGCGAGGTATCTTTGGAGGAGACAACACTGGATGGAGAGACAGCTTTGACTCTGGCAGTTCAGGCTGGTCATGTGCAGAATGTGAGGGCTCTCCTGGAAAAGGGGGCTTCCCCTCACAATGCCAACAGGAAGAATGAGACTCCTCTCTTGCTTG CTGTGAGGAGTGGGTCACGTGAAATGGTATCCACTCTTATCAAGAATGGAGCTTTCGTGGACCAGCTATGTTTGAAAAAGTGGACAGCAGTGCATGAGGCAGCCAAGATGGGCCAAAGTGACATCATGTCCCTGCTGTTAAGAAATGGAGGCAGCATTTCTCAAAGAGATGTGTACGGAGTGACTCCTTTAGGAATAGCTGCTGAATATGCACATGCAGATGTCTTGGAGATTTTGATACATAAag GTGGTGATGTTAATGCACAGTCTGATCACGGGGAGAGTGTGTTATTTGATGCTGCTAGTGGAGGGAATCCAGACTGTATAGAGTTGCTCCTTGAGTATGGTGCAAGTCCTAATATTCCCAATTTAAGTGGACATTTGCCAATTCACAGAGCAGCATATGGAGGTCATTatct GGCAGTGAAAATTCTTATTCCTGTTACCTCGAGAAAGGCCATCAGAGATAGCGGGCAAAGCCCTGTTCACTCTGCAGCAGATGGAGGCAACGCTCAGTGCCTTGAGCTCCTCATCGAAAATGGGTTTGATGTCAATGTGGTCTTGGAGTCTCACATTTCTGACAACTATGAAGATGCAAGAAGAACCCCTCTGTACTTCGCAGTTTCAAATGGAGATGTTACGTGCACTGAGTTGCTTTTAAAACATGGTGCAGCAACAAACAAAGATCCCTTAAAATGCCTTCTGGTGGCAGTCAGAGCAATGAGGTATGAAATTGTAAGGCTGCTTCTTGCATACGGAGCAGATATTAACTGTTATTTCACTATGGTGCATGACACCATTTTCCCCAGCGCCATTCAGTATTGTTTGAAGGATGAGATGATGATGCGACTTCTGCTGAACAATGGCTATGATGCTGAGAAGTGCTTTTGCTGTGACCATGACATAAGCTTTCTTCTGGAGTCTCAGTGGGTGTCCGTCTTTACGGAACAACGTGAGTTTTCTCTGAGCCGCAATGAAGGAAAAAAGACACCT TTCTGCGACTTTATCACGGTTTCCTGGATGTCTCACTTGGCTGGAAACTTAGTGAAGATTCTTTTGGATTACGTCAACCATGTTCCAATATGTTCTAAATTAAAAGCAGTTCTGGGGAAGCAGAAAGAATGGGCAGTAATTTGTGACATTCTTG AAAATCCTCGACCACTGAAGCACCTGTGTCGGCTTGTGATACGAAAACAAATAACACTGAAAAGACTGAAGAAACCAGAGATTGTATCCTCATTGCCAATTCCAACTGTTCTACAACATTATATACTATACAGGGAGTATGATTTATATGGAAGAAGCATTCACCTGACACAGTGA
- the LOC102691143 gene encoding leiomodin-2: MTAFGYRKELDKYEDIDEDELLASLTSEEIQELERELADIEPDDNVPTGLRQKDQTQKTPTGTFSREALLKYWEKETQKLLESERTVSGQKQEEAPEKVTDSEEECVTESNSEASEEEPSADEDEEDEESEQEEENNISENEDKAEETPNRTLQKEIGSKKEDKNHDLCNGQSVAAKNCIQTPNEDPNLKVVTNRPCGNPIVIDDALEKISNNDINTNEVNLNNIENISKETLIHFTEALKSNTVVRVFSLANTHADDHVAFAIAQMLKENNCITNLNIESNFITGKGILAIMRALQQNTALTELRFHNQRHICGGQVEMEIAKLLKENTTLLKLGYHFELPGPRMSMTSILTRNQDRHRQKRLLEQKQQGMERKEGSDGPSNPRTNALQKGTPSSSPYTSPKSSPWSSPKVARSSQIKKNAPPPPAPPQPPPPPPPPPPPPPPPPMPQKKVPTRKIAEVIKLHEQSRKKQQLRQQKSKTKKSKKSVKENNILKELKNALKPVSEKTEEASRPSTPQRSLHDDLMAAIRNSNVKQLRRVEVPECLR; the protein is encoded by the exons ATGACAGCGTTTGGGTATCGCAAAGAGCTTGATAAATATGAGGATATAGATGAAGATGAACTCCTGGCTTCCTTGACCTCAGAGGAGATCCAGGAGCTTGAACGGGAGCTGGCTGATATTGAACCTGATGACAATGTTCCCACTGGGCTGAGACAGAAGGATCAGACTCAGAAAACGCCAACAGGGACTTTTAGCCGAGAGGCTTTGTTAAAATACTGGGAAAAAGAGACTCAGAAACTCCTGGAAAGTGAAAGAACAGTCTCTGGGCAAAAACAG GAGGAAGCGCCAGAGAAGGTCACTGATAGTGAAGAGGAATGTGTGACAGAAAGCAACAGTGAAGCTTCAGAAGAAGAACCCAGTGCAGATGAGGATGAAGAAGATGAAGAAAGTGAGCAGGAGGAAGAAAATAATATCTCTGAAAATGAAGATAAAGCAGAGGAAACACCAAACAGGACTTTGCAAAAGGAAATAGGCAGCAAAAAGGAAGACAAAAACCATGATCTTTGCAATGGCCAGTCTGTAGCTGCTAAAAACTGCATTCAAACACCAAATGAAGATCCCAACCTTAAAGTGGTAACTAACCGTCCATGTGGAAATCCAATTGTAATTGATGATGCCCTTGAAAAGATTTCAAACAATGATATCAACACAAATGAGGTTAACCTgaataatattgaaaatatatCCAAGGAGACACTCATCCACTTTACTGAGGCCTTGAAGAGCAATACTGTTGTTCGGGTTTTCAGTCTTGCCAACACCCATGCTGATGACCATGTTGCATTTGCCATTGCACAGATGCTTAAAGAGAACAATTGCATTACCAATCTAAATATTGAGTCCAATTTCATTACGGGGAAAGGAATCCTTGCCATAATGAGGGCCCTCCAGCAAAACACTGCACTAACAGAGCTGCGGTTCCACAACCAAAGACATATTTGTGGGGGCCAGGTGGAAATGGAAATAGCCAAACTTTTGAAAGAGAACACTACACTTCTAAAGCTGGGATACCATTTTGAGCTTCCTGGACCAAGGATGAGCATGACAAGCATTCTGACAAGAAATCAGGATAGGCACAGACAGAAACGCCTGCTAGAGCAGAAGCAACAGGGAATGGAGAGAAAGGAAGGCTCTGATGGACCAAGCAATCCAAGGACCAATGCTTTACAGAAAGGCACACCATCATCTTCGCCTTACACATCACCAAAGAGCTCCCCATGGTCTTCCCCCAAAGTGGCCCGAAGttcccaaataaaaaaaaatgccccTCCACCTCCGGCTCCTCCCcagcccccccctcctcctcctcctccgcctccccctccccctccaccaccgATGCCACAGAAAAAGGTGCCCACCAGAAAAATTGCAGAAGTCATTAAACTTCATGAACagtccagaaaaaaacaacaactgcgCCAACAGAagtctaaaactaaaaaaagcaaaaaatcgGTGAAGGAAAACAATATCCtcaaggaattaaaaaatgcTCTCAAGCCAGTTTCTGAAAAGACAGAAGAAGCCTCAAGACCATCAACACCCCAGAGGTCACTTCATGATGATCTGATGGCAGCAATTCGAAACAGCAACGTGAAACAGCTGAGAAGG gTGGAAGTTCCAGAATGTCTCAGATAA